The following is a genomic window from Pan paniscus chromosome 18, NHGRI_mPanPan1-v2.0_pri, whole genome shotgun sequence.
AAAGACACTCAATCTTTAACCTTGAAGGGCAGGCAAAAGGTCGGCTATGCTGTCAACATAGAAGTCAGGGACCATTTTCTTCTTAGACACGCAGTCACTTTCCTGATTATTCTTCACATCCCCTAGAGTGGAGACTCCGGTGAGGGTCAGGATGGTCTTCAGGCCACAGGTGACGCCTAGGAGGATGTCTGTGTCCAGGCGGTCTCCCACCATGACGGTGCGCTCGGGGTTGATGCCGTATTCCTGGGACACGCAGTCGAAGATGAAGCGGCTGGGCTTCCCGATGATGTCCGCCTGGCGCTGGGCGGCCATCTCCACGGCTCGGACCAGACACCCGGTACCTGCGGGGCACAGGGGACCGGGTCAAAGGGCGGGGAGGGGGCCCGCCGCCCGCCCCCCAGCCTCCCGCCCCAGGGCGCACGGACCCGCGATGAAGCGGCCGTTCTCAAGCGGAAGCCGGTTATCCATGTTGGTGCCCACGAGCAGGCAGCCGGGCTGCTGCAGGTAGCGCAGGGCCTTGGTGAGCTTCATGTAGCTGAAGTGCGGGTCAAAACCCACCACCACCGCGCGCACGTCGGGCTCCAGCGGCGCGTGCAGCCAGTCGCCGGGACCCTCGCCCTGCAGTGGCTCGGGCCCCACGCCCACGCTGGCGACGCCCACGGCCTCCAGCTCCGCGGCCAGGGCTGGGCTGCCCAGCACGTAGGCCTTGGGCGCGGGGGCGCTGGCCAGGCGCTGGCGCAGGTAGAGCGCGGTGCAGTAGGCCGTGCCGAAGACCTCCAGGCTGGCGCCGGGCCCCGCGGGGCCGCCGAAGCCCAGGCGCCGCAGCTTCTCGGCGTAGGCAGCGCGGGTCTTGCTGCTGTTGTTGGTGATGAAGCCCAGGCGCTTGCCGCGGGCTCGCAGCGCCCGCAGGGCCTCGGGCGCGCCAGGCACGGCAGTCTCCCCACGCCACAGCACGCCGTCGCAGTCGAACAGCAGCGTGTCCACGTCGGCCAGCAGCGCCTGTGCCCGCTCGGCGTTCAGCCGCACGCAGCGGGCGTCGTCGCCACCGGCCTCCGCCGCCGCCATCGCCGCCCgccggccgccgccgcccgccggcCGCTCCTCGCAGCCGCCCGCCGCGGCGCCCTCCCCGCCCCCGGCGCGCTCATTGGCCCAGCGCCTCGCGCCCGCCGCCCATTGGCCTGCACCTTCGCCAATCCGCCTCCGCTTCCCGCGGGCTGCGGGAGCTCAGCGCCAATCGGCGAGGCCCGGCGCGGGGAGAGGGGCGATCATTGGCTACCGGCCTTGGGACGCCCCGGTGATTGGCTGGCAGGGCTCCAACCGGCATTCGGAGTGAAGCGCTCGCTGCGGAAATGCGGCAGAGGGGAGAGCAGCGCAGGCGCAAGGCCGCTGTTCCCGGGCTGCCGCGGGCCGCTCACCCATTGGAAGCGAGTGGTCAGCCTAGGTGACGAGGCCCTTCATGGAGTGACCCGGGCCAGGCCGGCTGCCCATTGGCCGGTCTCTCCCGCGGGCACGGGCGGGGCTCTCGCAGGAGCGCCGCGGGAGGTGGCCGAGGCACCTTCGCCGGCCGTGCCCGTGCCTCTGTGCCGTGGACGCGCTCGGGACATGGGGCCACCACGTGGGTCGCTTACCGGCCAGTCCCGCGAGCCAGCCCGGGGCTCCTTCCCCGACAGGCCTGAGTACTCGCCTCAGTCCTTTGCAAAAACGCGTTCCCGGTTCCTTGGAGGTAACACGAACCAGCCATTACCAGGCTGTGGGATTAGGGTCTAAGGACACTGTCTAGAACCTGGTACTCAGTGATTGCTCGCCGTCATCGTCATCAATTATTAGGTATTTAATTGAGGCAAAACATTACAGTAAAGGGCATGAAAACCGTGCAGCTCGATGGAagctttacatttattattattttatttacttatttatttactttttgagacggagtctcgctctttcgcccaggctggagtgcagtggcgcaatctcggctcactgccagctccgcctctcaggttcacgccattcttctgcctcagcctcccgagtagctgggactacaggcgccgaccaccacgcccggctaatttttttgtattttttagtagagacggggtttcaccgtg
Proteins encoded in this region:
- the PGP gene encoding glycerol-3-phosphate phosphatase, whose product is MAAAEAGGDDARCVRLNAERAQALLADVDTLLFDCDGVLWRGETAVPGAPEALRALRARGKRLGFITNNSSKTRAAYAEKLRRLGFGGPAGPGASLEVFGTAYCTALYLRQRLASAPAPKAYVLGSPALAAELEAVGVASVGVGPEPLQGEGPGDWLHAPLEPDVRAVVVGFDPHFSYMKLTKALRYLQQPGCLLVGTNMDNRLPLENGRFIAGTGCLVRAVEMAAQRQADIIGKPSRFIFDCVSQEYGINPERTVMVGDRLDTDILLGVTCGLKTILTLTGVSTLGDVKNNQESDCVSKKKMVPDFYVDSIADLLPALQG